A single region of the Sorghum bicolor cultivar BTx623 chromosome 9, Sorghum_bicolor_NCBIv3, whole genome shotgun sequence genome encodes:
- the LOC8064206 gene encoding glutamine--tRNA ligase isoform X2, with the protein MGITRSDNSLIRIERLEYHIREELNNVCPRALVVLHPLKVVITNLDYGMVINLDAKMWPNAPDSDGSAHYKVPFSRIIYIEKSDFRLKDSKDFYGLAPGKSVLLRHAFPIKCMEVIYGDNADSIVEIRAVYDASKATKPKGVLHWVAEPSPGVEPLKVEVRLFEKLFLSENPAELDDWLGDLNPQSKEVIKGAYAVPSLASAVLGDKFQFERLGYFAVDSDSTPEELVFNRTVTLKDSYGKAGPK; encoded by the exons ATGGGAATAACAAGAAG TGACAATAGCTTGATACGCATCGAACGCCTTGAATACCATATTAGAGAAGAACTTAACAATGTTTGCCCTCGAGCTTTGGTTGTTTTGCATCCTCTAAAG GTTGTTATAACTAATTTGGATTATGGAATGGTTATTAACCTTGATGCCAAAATGTGGCCTAATGCTCCTGACAGTGATGGGTCAGCCCACTATAAG GTTCCATTCTCAAGAATCATCTACATTGAGAAATCTGATTTCCGTCTGAAGGATTCAAAAGATTTCTATGGGCTTGCTCCTGGTAAATCAGTATTGCTGAG ACATGCATTCCCAATAAAATGTATGGAAGTTATCTATGGAGACAATGCAGATAGTATTGTTGAAATCCGAGCCGTGTATGATGCTTCAAAGGCTACAAAACCGAAG GGTGTCCTGCATTGGGTTGCTGAGCCTTCTCCTGGGGTTGAACCACTCAAAGTTGAAGTCAGATTGTTTGAGAAATTGTTTCTTTCAGAA AATCCTGCAGAACTTGACGACTGGCTGGGTGATCTCAACCCACAGTCGAAGGAGGTGATAAAGGGAGCATATGCTGTACCTTCACTTGCAAGTGCCGTACTGGGGGACAAATTCCAGTTTGAACGCCTTG GATACTTTGCTGTGGATTCAGACTCGACGCCCGAGGAACTGGTGTTCAACAGAACTGTTACCCTTAAGGACTCCTATGGAAAGGCTGGACCTAAGTGA